TAAAGATCTCTGAAACTTCTTCCAAAGTTCGCAGTTTTCAAGGGAAAGGAAGGCGTCATATCCATAACCTTAGTAGGAAAAGACCTACTAAAATCCCAAACTTCAACTGACCCTATATCCGATAATGCACAAACCACATTATCGTAGCATATGATATCATGGTAAGGCTGGTGAGCACCATCAAGGCCCATGAATCTGCCATCTCTATACCTACAGAAAGCTAGCTTCTTCCTGCTTCCGTATATCAGGGCAACTCCATCCTTGTCCTTGTTCTTCTTACTGTCGGACATCACAACAGCTTTAGGAACAAAGGCCCTGGGATCTTCCCTAACAGTGTATGCATCAACATCAGTAAACTCCAAACCTTCTCTCAATGAACCAACTTGAATTCGAGCACCCGAAAAGGGGTTAAAGAGACTCAGATTTGCTGTTTTGTCCAAAAGAACCAACCAGCCATGAGAGGACCCCACACAGCAACCTTCATAAACCTCCCTACACATGCAAACATCTCTGTACTCCCTTTTCTCATCCAGATTGAAGAAACAAAGACCACCTTCcccttcatcatcatcatcatcttccttCTCTTCTGGCCCAGGAAGAAGGAGCCATGGTGTTTGGAAACAAAGACGGTAACATGAAGAAGACACATAGCTTTCTGCAACCGAAAACCACCAACTACATACCCTTTTAAAGCGAAGAATGTCGAGGAAGGACAATCTTCTCAAAATGCATTCCAATGTATCGATTTCGAGCTCCGACCAGGGTGCATCGCGCTTTCTTTTAATCCCCATTGAAGCTTTCAATTGATTTGAGAAATATGAAGATTTTATAGTTCCCTGGTCTTTCTAAAGAAGGATTTTATTTCAATGactttccttatttcttttcaaagaaGGATTCTATTTCAATGGGTTTTCTTATTTcgttccaatttttttatttgaattagtTTCCTTTGTGGTTCCAAAGTAGTATACTAGTATGACACCGTttgatttctttaatttattgtatttatttatttatttatttatattatgccCATATTATACTaatatttcatttccatttttttaattataaaatcataatttccATGTAACATGATAAATTttgtacaaataaatttattttaataaaagaatattcaacaaatttatattttaaaaaaaatgtgggtatacttttttataataaagaaTATGTAATTCTCTTATTTTGGTGATTAAgtacaaaattacaaaactgCTACTCAGGCAAGTTAAtccaaatttaataattttggtTTAGGTTGAGCTCGGGTTGGGTGCATCGAGTTGGAAGTCGAGTTGGGTCATACCTTGGGTTCATACATTCTCTTCATTACTGGTTTCTTACTCTTCCCTTTCTAACTTTCAATCTGATCTTCACTTTCTATCTATTGCTTTCAATTGTATTGGAATGTAATCAACCGATTGATTGCTTTTTCTGCTTTTATGTCAAAAAATTTACCAACGATTGGAGGTGGATCTTTGTCATGCAAAAcataaaatggaaaacaaaatgagtTTGGATCATCATATCGAGAAGTTGCTTGTTGGTGTACATGTGTGGATAAGACTAACAAgagcttgttttttttttttttttgtcttttttggcaaaaataactaaattttgCCCTAGACCTTATTGGAAAGGGTCACCATTTTAACATATACCTAACACCCACTCGAATCATAGTCATAATCATAATCAAGATAAGCAATAATATCTCATGGTAAATATAGAGTTGTGATAATTCTGTCAATATATCATATTATCCTATTTACTTGTTGACTACTgaaatcaaaaaattaaattgggtTAGGTCAATAAATCCTACCATCCTCTTTAGCAATTAGATTCTTTAATAATGTTATTGGTACCAGGTTAACATCTTGCCAATTTTGAAATCCAGGTATTAAATGCAGACAAAGATAAGCTTATATCAATAGACGAGGTTAGGTCTCTTGTAAGCCTACGTGCATTAATTTTGGATGATATAACATGTATTAGTATTATCCTAGAAACTTCTTTGATTCCACactttataaatttaaattattattaattattatttaaatatagaaGATCTAATTAtcattcttattaatttaattaccAACTATAAAATATCTAATTAATATCCTTCAAGATTTCTTCTAATTTGTTCCAATATTGATCGCAAAGAGCCCCACTAACGACAACTTGCTTACCTACGGCAGTAGACTTTGGAATTGTGAGTTTATATGACTTGTTGGGAATCAATACATGATACAATGTCTATTTAATCATCTAGTCCACCAAGGAGAAGATGCGACTTGATAGTCCCTGAAATATCTAGAATGTTAGTTATTCTTTGTATTACTTCTTGATAATGTAATTTAAAtgttaatttgaattttatatgtttttgtttttatttaagttttttaattacTTATTTAAGGATTTTTGTGTGTTTTACttcctataatttttttaaataaaatataaaatattattattttttaaataaaatataaaataattaattttaattgcaTGCATGGCACATCTTATTTTACTAGTAGTATAAAGAAAACTAATATTtgtcaaacaaaaatattaatagttataaaattaatatttctcaaATATGTAAAATTGAAAATCTAAACTTATGAGTacatttttctaatatattctttataaaaatatatatatatatatatgttaaaaaaaaaactccagtGGCTTAAGACATTGATTGGGTTAagataatttctattttatcaaCAGAAGATGCGGCAATTGACTTTGTTGCGTAATAGCAAAAATTGTTGCATGCAAAAACCGAGCATAATTTATACTTGGAAAGAGTgatgatctctctctctctctctct
This region of Vitis vinifera cultivar Pinot Noir 40024 chromosome 5, ASM3070453v1 genomic DNA includes:
- the LOC104879317 gene encoding F-box protein At2g05970-like, which translates into the protein MGIKRKRDAPWSELEIDTLECILRRLSFLDILRFKRVCSWWFSVAESYVSSSCYRLCFQTPWLLLPGPEEKEDDDDDEGEGGLCFFNLDEKREYRDVCMCREVYEGCCVGSSHGWLVLLDKTANLSLFNPFSGARIQVGSLREGLEFTDVDAYTVREDPRAFVPKAVVMSDSKKNKDKDGVALIYGSRKKLAFCRYRDGRFMGLDGAHQPYHDIICYDNVVCALSDIGSVEVWDFSRSFPTKVMDMTPSFPLKTANFGRSFRDLYSSHFYLVESCGELLFVVRFIGEFVDGDGKPVREADLLDDEDIQPKICPYKTLLFHVYRLDRHQKKWEEMESLGDQVVFLGGNHSMSLRVGDCPGCVKDSIYFTDSYWERVDEDYSYGGHDMGYYNLRERIVKPFHDTQCCKMKPTPFWIIPNPGR